Proteins encoded together in one Rhea pennata isolate bPtePen1 chromosome 27, bPtePen1.pri, whole genome shotgun sequence window:
- the IL12RB1 gene encoding interleukin-12 receptor subunit beta-1 has translation MRWWLLLALAALSRSAPEPDFACFRQCGSRSILCRWPPWGPAGNTTYVLTLCYAVPRRCQEHPAGARPAYALRPHRVYVLTNATAWVEARWGQRRSRSRNLTLFLDEAVKLDPPSAGSSFGKAGGRLRLRLRRPPCHRGARPLQREARVRPAGERAWTRVPCSAEGEGAEGGEEEAVSCGPVGSAAVELQLRHKPRHWSSYWSEWSEPVFVPEELAEGPELRYELGRLGGGGQRVLRLRWQRARPAQGAVTYALRVRMLPCRCAEPPDEDELLLGEEATGHNLTLCAAAYDVALTATNAAGAGPPRRLRVPPERRAGSGCSAAAGTAAAAIPSAAPFAAELGFEGFGAAGGAVTVRWRAPSRGLAYCFEKQPLAAAPRRDACVRRDFPAGSSHEEKGLLPEPACYRLAVHGWAPERDWATFALTYHYAGNASLAESVRIDASADSAVLQWQPSPRAACPGVLKKYVVCYGAEGRNLTYGEADASAWRYVLGSLRPGTAYRLGIREVTAEPGGACAATWRFQTKALGPRPPAWKSNLRYLSVLLSLPVLVALYRCSKKSAARLLCPPLPGPRGTEALRFPAAAARQGQRRKGFVEPSEKFSRAELLLPEPRAGEEPSPAPGAEGNPGLCRPLLLLALLVAEEPGGPRGEGRLEAPPERPAVP, from the exons ATGCGctggtggctgctgctggcgctggcggCGCTGAGCC GCTCTGCCCCGGAGCCCGACTTCGCCTGCTTCAGGCAGTGCGGCTCGCGCAGCATCCTCTGCCGCTGGCCGCCCTGGGGCCCCGCCGGCAACACCACCTACGTCCTCACGCTCTG CTACGCGGTGCCGCGGCGGTGCCAGGAGCacccggcgggcgcccggccggcgTACGCCCTGCGGCCGCACCGCGTCTACGTGCTCACCAACGCCACGGCCTGGGTGGAGGCGCGCTGGGGCCAgcgccgcagccgcagccgcaaCCTCACGCTCTTCCTCGACGAGGCCG TGAAACTGGACCCGCCGTCCGCCGGGAGCAGCTTCGGCAAGGCCGGGGGCCGcctgcggctgcggctgcggcgcCCGCCGTGCCACCGCGGCGCGCGGCCGCTGCAGAGGGAGGCTCGCGTGCGGCCGGCGGGCGAGCGCGCCTGGACGCGG GTGCCGTGCAGCGCCGAGGGCGAAGGGGCGGAGGGCGGCGAGGAGGAAGCAG TGAGCTGCGGCCCGGTGGGAAGCGCCGCCGTGGAGCTGCAGCTCCGGCACAAGCCGCGGCACTGGAGCAGCTACTGGAGCGAGTGGAGCGAGCCGGTCTTCGTGCCGGAGG AGCTCGCGGAGGGGCCGGAGCTGCGCTACGAGCTGGGACGcctgggcggcggcgggcagagGGTGCTGCGGCTGCGCTGGCAG cgcgcCCGCCCGGCGCAGGGCGCCGTCACCTACGCGCTGCGGGTCCGCATGCTGCCGTGCCGCTGCGCCGAGCCGCCCGACGAGGACGAGCTGCTGCTGGGCGAGGAGGCCACGGGCCACAACCTGACCCTCTGCGCCGCCGCCTACGACGTGGCGCTGACGGCCACCAacgccgccggcgcggggcccccccGGCGCCTCCGCGTGCCGCCGGAGCGGCGGGCAGGTAGCGGCTG ctcggccgcggccggcaccgccgccgccgccatcccCTCCGCCGCCCCTTTCGCCGCAGAGCTCGGCTTCGAGGGCTtcggcgcggccggcggcgccgtgACGGTGCGCTGGCgggcgccgagccgcgggcTCGCCTACTGCTTCGAGAAGCAGCCGctggccgcggcgccgcggcgcgaCGCCTGCGTCCGGAGGGATTTCccggcggggagcagccacGAGGAGAAAG GGCTCCTGCCGGAGCCGGCGTGCTACCGGCTCGCCGTGCACGGCTGGGCGCCGGAGCGGGACTGGGCCACCTTCGCCCTCACCTACCACTACGCCGGCAACG CCTCGCTCGCCGAGTCCGTCCGCATCGACGCCAGCGCCGACTCCGCCGTGCTGCAGTGGCAGccctcgccccgcgccgcctgccccggcGTTTTGAAGAAGTACGTCGTCTGCTACGGCGCCGAGGGCCGCAACCTGACGT ACGGCGAAGCGGACGCCTCGGCCTGGCGCTACGTCCTCGGCAGCCTGCGGCCTGGCACGGCGTACCGCCTCGGCATCCGCGAGGTGACGGCGGAGCCCGGAGGCGCCTGCGCGGCGACCTGGCGCTTCCAGACCAAGGCGCTGG ggccgcggccgccggcgtGGAAGTCCAACCTCCGGTACCTGAGCGTCCTCCTGAGCCTCCCCGTCCTGGTGGCGCTTTACCGCTGCAGCAAGAAGAG CGCCGCGCGGCTGCTGtgcccgccgctgcccgggccccgcggcACCGAAGCCCTCCGCTTCCCGGCAGCCGCCGCGCGCCAG GGCCAGCGCCGAAAAGGCTTCGTGGAGCCGTCGGAGAAATTCAGCCGCGCCGAGCTGCTCCtgccggagccccgcgccggg GAGGAgccgagcccggcgccgggcgccgagGGGAACCCGGGGCTTTGCcggcctctcctgctgctcgCCCTGCTCGTCGCGGAGGAGCCCGGGGGCCCCCGAGGCGAGGGGAGGCTCGAGGCGCCGCCGGAGAGGCCGGCAGTGCCCTGA
- the PEX11G gene encoding peroxisomal membrane protein 11C: protein MAADALGGLVAALESYRGRDRVVRALGYGCQLAGGALAGARAAPVGLPGSLLAVSAQLSGCRTVLRLFDDFAMLSYTRGYGLGPKDEDAVVRCLSVLTNVADQLYYPCEHVAWAADAGVLRAGSAKWWALSTGLWALSLLLGLGRSLRILFQLRRKLRQHEGKSSPLIQKKMRAQVKAEVLHIISSLADLSNAIHWLPPGFLWAGQFPPWLVGLFGTISSLIGIYQASAGEKSGVA from the exons ATGGCGGCGGATGCGCTCGGCGGCCTGGTGGCCGCGCTGGAGTCCTACCGCGGCCGCGACCGCGTG GTCCGCGCGCTGGGCTATGGCTGCCAGCTGGCCGGGGGGGCGCTggccggggcgcgggccgcgccggtGGGGCTGCCCGGGAGCCTGCTGGCCGTGTCGGCCCAGCTGAGCGGCTGCCGCACCGTGCTGCGCCTCTTCGACGACTTCGCCATGCTCAGCTACACCCGCGGCTACGGGCTGGGACCCAag GACGAGGACGCCGTGGTGCGCTGCCTCTCCGTGCTCACCAACGTGGCCGACCAGCTGTACTACCCCTGCGAGCACGTGGCGTGGGCTGCCGACGCCGGCGTCCTGCGCGCCGGCTCTGCCAAGTGGTGGGCTCTGAGCACGGGGCTCTGggccctctccctgctgctgggcctCGGACG ATCCCTGAGAATTTTGTTCCAGTTAAGAAGAAAGCTGAGGCAGCATGAGGG TAAATCTTCACCTCTgatccaaaagaaaatgagagccCAAGTGAAGGCTGAAGTTTTGCACATCATTAGTAGTTTGGCAGATCTCTCCAATGCCATCCATTGGCTGCCTCCAGGATTTCTCTGGGCTGGACAGTTTCCTCCATGGTTAGTAGGTCTCTTTGGGACCATATCTTCCCTGATTGGTATCTACCAGgcatctgcaggggaaaaaTCTGGGGTTGCGTGA
- the ARRDC2 gene encoding arrestin domain-containing protein 2 isoform X2, with amino-acid sequence MPPLGPVRSLAVELESGRAWDAYSSGELLRGRVQLELRGALRLQALKVCARGRATVHWLESHSVGLNIVYCNYTACQTLLHRCCQLVPDNGEVTVLPAGRHEFPFTFQLPQTLATSFEGKHGHVRYWVKAKLHRPWSMAKKAKKEFTVIEPIDINTPALLAPQAGAKEKPARGWYCNRGHVSVTAKIDRKGYTPGEVVPIFAEIDNCTNRAVVPKAAVIQTQTFVARGAKKQKKSVVSSIVGDSVAAGRREVWHGRALKIPPVGPSILRCRVIQVEYSLKVCVDIPGTSKLLLELPLVIGTIPLHPFGSRTSSVSSQGSVRLDWLSSIPERPEAPPEYSAVVSSPERSLEPPCPAELGGAPEGPFFAYIQEFRFRPPPLYSEVDPNAPSEPARPRCMTC; translated from the exons ATGCCGCCCCTGGGGCCGGTGCGGAGCTTGGCAGTGGAGCTGGAGAGCGGGCGAGCGTGGGACGCCTACAGCAGCGGGGagctgctgcggggccgggtgcagctggagctgcgcggcgccctgcggctgCAGGCGCTGAAGGTGTGCGCTCGCGGGCGAGCCACCGTGCACTGGCTGGAGAGCCACAGCGTGGGGCTCAACATCGTCTACTGCAACTACACCGCCTGCCAGACCCTCCTGCACCGCTGCTGCCAGCTCGTCCCCG ACAACGGCGAAGTCACCGTCCTGCCGGCAGGAAGACACGAGTTCCCCTTCACTTTCCAGCTCCCCCA GACCCTGGCGACCTCCTTCGAAGGGAAGCACGGCCACGTGCGCTACTGGGTGAAAGCCAAGCTGCACCGACCCTGGTCCATGGCGAAGAAGGCGAAGAAGGAATTCACCGTCATCGAGCCCATCGACATCAACACGCCGGCGCTGCTG GCCCCGCAGGCGGGCGCGAAGGAGAAACCCGCCCGAGGCTGGTATTGCAACCGGGGGCACGTCTCCGTGACTGCCAAGATCGACCGAAAAGGCTACACGCCAG GCGAGGTCGTCCCTATCTTCGCCGAGATCGACAACTGCACGAACCGAGCCGTGGTGCCCAAGGCGGCCGTCATCCAGACGCAGACCTTCGTCGCCCGCGGCGCCAAGAAGCAGAAGAAGTCGGTGGTGAGCAGCATCGTGGGCGACTCCGTGGCGGCCGGGAGGAGGGAAGTGTGGCACGGGCGGGCGCTGAAGATCCCCCCCGTGGGCCCGTCCATCCTGCGCTGCCGCGTCATCCAGGTGGAATATTCCCTGAAG GTCTGCGTCGATATCCCCGGCACGTCCAAGCTGCTCCTGGAGCTGCCGCTCGTCATCGGCACCATCCCGCTGCATCCCTTCGGGAGCCGCACGTCCAGCGTCAGCAGCCAGGGCAGCGTCCGGCTGGACTGGCTGAGCAGCATCCCGGAGCGGCCGGAGG ctccccccgAGTACTCGGCGGTCGTGTCCAGCCCGGAGCGGAGCCTGGAGCCGCCGTGCCCCGCCGAGCTCGGCGGCGCCCCGGAGGGACCCTTCTTCGCCTACATCCAGGAATTTCGCTTCCGGCCGCCTCCGCTCTACTCGGAG GTCGACCCGAACGCGCCGTCGGAGcccgcgcggccgcgctgcATGACCTGCTGa
- the ARRDC2 gene encoding arrestin domain-containing protein 2 isoform X1 yields the protein MLFDRLKRFLIVLEGAERGAPAAFSPGQAVRGRVVLELAAAARLGALRLRALGAARVHWTESRSAGSSTAYTQSYSDQVEFLSHRDTLLAPPDNGEVTVLPAGRHEFPFTFQLPQTLATSFEGKHGHVRYWVKAKLHRPWSMAKKAKKEFTVIEPIDINTPALLAPQAGAKEKPARGWYCNRGHVSVTAKIDRKGYTPGEVVPIFAEIDNCTNRAVVPKAAVIQTQTFVARGAKKQKKSVVSSIVGDSVAAGRREVWHGRALKIPPVGPSILRCRVIQVEYSLKVCVDIPGTSKLLLELPLVIGTIPLHPFGSRTSSVSSQGSVRLDWLSSIPERPEAPPEYSAVVSSPERSLEPPCPAELGGAPEGPFFAYIQEFRFRPPPLYSEVDPNAPSEPARPRCMTC from the exons ATGCTCTTCGACCGGCTCAAGCGCTTCCTCATCGTGCTGGagggcgcggagcggggggcGCCGGCCGCCTTCAGCCCCGGCCAGGCGGTGCGCGGCCGCGTGGTGCTggagctggcggcggcggcgcggctcggcgcccTGCGCCTCCGggcgctcggcgctgcgcgCGTCCACTGGACCGAGTCGCGCAGCGCCGGCTCCAGCACCGCCTACACGCAGAGCTACAGCGACCAGGTGGAGTTCCTCAGCCACCGCGACACGCTGCTCGCGCCGCCAG ACAACGGCGAAGTCACCGTCCTGCCGGCAGGAAGACACGAGTTCCCCTTCACTTTCCAGCTCCCCCA GACCCTGGCGACCTCCTTCGAAGGGAAGCACGGCCACGTGCGCTACTGGGTGAAAGCCAAGCTGCACCGACCCTGGTCCATGGCGAAGAAGGCGAAGAAGGAATTCACCGTCATCGAGCCCATCGACATCAACACGCCGGCGCTGCTG GCCCCGCAGGCGGGCGCGAAGGAGAAACCCGCCCGAGGCTGGTATTGCAACCGGGGGCACGTCTCCGTGACTGCCAAGATCGACCGAAAAGGCTACACGCCAG GCGAGGTCGTCCCTATCTTCGCCGAGATCGACAACTGCACGAACCGAGCCGTGGTGCCCAAGGCGGCCGTCATCCAGACGCAGACCTTCGTCGCCCGCGGCGCCAAGAAGCAGAAGAAGTCGGTGGTGAGCAGCATCGTGGGCGACTCCGTGGCGGCCGGGAGGAGGGAAGTGTGGCACGGGCGGGCGCTGAAGATCCCCCCCGTGGGCCCGTCCATCCTGCGCTGCCGCGTCATCCAGGTGGAATATTCCCTGAAG GTCTGCGTCGATATCCCCGGCACGTCCAAGCTGCTCCTGGAGCTGCCGCTCGTCATCGGCACCATCCCGCTGCATCCCTTCGGGAGCCGCACGTCCAGCGTCAGCAGCCAGGGCAGCGTCCGGCTGGACTGGCTGAGCAGCATCCCGGAGCGGCCGGAGG ctccccccgAGTACTCGGCGGTCGTGTCCAGCCCGGAGCGGAGCCTGGAGCCGCCGTGCCCCGCCGAGCTCGGCGGCGCCCCGGAGGGACCCTTCTTCGCCTACATCCAGGAATTTCGCTTCCGGCCGCCTCCGCTCTACTCGGAG GTCGACCCGAACGCGCCGTCGGAGcccgcgcggccgcgctgcATGACCTGCTGa